From a single Stigmatopora argus isolate UIUO_Sarg chromosome 4, RoL_Sarg_1.0, whole genome shotgun sequence genomic region:
- the LOC144072957 gene encoding polyadenylate-binding protein 1A — protein sequence MNPSAPSYPMASLYVGDLHPDVTEAMLYEKFSPAGPILSIRVCRDMITRRSLGYAYVNFQQPADAERALDTMNFDVIKGRPLRIMWSQRDPSLRKSGVGNIFIKNLDKSIDNKALYDTFSAFGNILSCKVVCDENGSKGYGFVHFETHEAAERAIEKMNGMLLNDRKVFVGRFKSRKEREAELGARAREFTNVYIKNFGEDMDDEKLKELFGKYGPALSIRVMTDESGKSKGFGFVSFERHEDAQKAVDDMNGKELNGRQVYVGRAQKKGERQNELKRKFEQMKQDRMTRYQGVNLYVKNLDDGLDDERLRKEFSPFGTITSAKVMMEGGRSKGFGFVCFSSPEEATKAVTEMNGRIVATKPLYVALAQRKEERQAHLTNQYMQRMATVRAVPNPVLNPYQAAPPSGYFMAAIPQAQNRAAYYSANQLTQLRPSPRWATQAVRPQHFQNMPSAMRPSAPRPQTFGTIRPTATTNTQVPRMMASQRMPTQALSQRPASASATAAPVRAMPHYKYAAGVRNPQQHMASQPQVAMQQPAVHVQGQEPLTASMLASAPAQEQKQMLGERLFPLIQNMHPTLAGKITGMLLEIDNSELLHMLESPESLRSKVDEAVAVLQAHQAKEAAQKSTTPTGVPNV from the exons ATGAACCCCAGCGCGCCTAGCTATCCCATGGCCTCCCTCTATGTGGGGGACCTGCACCCGGACGTGACCGAGGCCATGCTCTACGAGAAATTTAGCCCGGCCGGGCCTATCTTGTCGATCCGGGTTTGCAGAGACATGATCACACGTCGATCTCTGGGTTACGCCTATGTGAACTTCCAGCAACCCGCTGACG CTGAACGAGCTCTGGACACCATGAATTTTGACGTGATCAAAGGCAGGCCTCTTCGCATCATGTGGTCTCAGCGGGACCCTTCACTGAGGAAGAGCGGAGTCGGCAACATTTTCATCAAGAACTTAGACAAGTCCATTGATAATAAGGCCCTCTATGACACCTTCTCGGCGTTTGGAAATATCCTGTCCTGTAAG GTGGTTTGTGATGAAAATGGCTCAAAGGGTTACGGCTTTGTGCACTTTGAGACCCACGAGGCTGCTGAGCGGGccattgagaaaatgaatggcaTGTTACTCAATGACAGAAAAGT ATTTGTTGGACGATTCAAATCACGTAAAGAGAGGGAAGCTGAACTTGGTGCCCGAGCAAGAGAGTTCACCAATGTTTATATTAAGAATTTTGGGGAGGATATGGATGATGAAAAGCTCAAAGAATTgtttggaaaatatg GTCCAGCACTCAGTATCCGTGTTATGACCGATGAGAGTGGCAAATCAAAAGGTTTTGGCTTTGTCAGTTTCGAGCGACATGAAGATGCTCAGAAG GCTGTGGATGATATGAATGGTAAAGAACTGAATGGCAGACAAGTTTATGTGGGTCGTGCACAGAAAAAAGGAGAGCGCCAAAATGAGCTAAAGCGTAAATTTGAACAAATGAAACAAGATCGCATGACCAGATACCAG gGTGTTAACCTATATGTGAAGAACTTGGATGATGGTCTTGATGATGAACGGCTACGTAAGGAATTCTCTCCATTTGGAACAATAACAAGTGCTAAG GTTATGATGGAGGGTGGCCGTAGCAAAGGCTTCGGTTTTGTGTGCTTTTCATCTCCAGAAGAGGCTACAAAAGCCGTCACTGAAATGAACGGGCGTATTGTTGCCACTAAACCATTATATGTGGCCCTGGCTCAACGGAAAGAAGAGCGTCAAGCCCATCTAACTAATCAGTACATGCAGAGGATGGCTACAGTCCGTGCTGTTCCCAACCCTGTTCTCAACCCTTATCAAGCAGCTCCACCTTCTGGCTACTTTATGGCAGCTATACCTCAG GCCCAAAACCGTGCTGCATATTACTCAGCCAACCAATTGACCCAGCTGCGCCCCAGCCCTCGATGGGCCACACAGGCAGTTCGCCCACAAC ACTTCCAGAACATGCCCAGCGCCATGCGTCCTTCAGCTCCCAGGCCTCAAACTTTTGGCACCATCCGTCCCACTGCCACCACCAACACCCAGGTCCCACGCATGATGGCCTCTCAACGCATGC CCACGCAAGCCCTGAGCCAACGACCTGCCAGTGCTTCGGCCACTGCAGCCCCTGTGCGAGCAATGCCCCACTACAAATATGCCGCCGGTGTTCGCAACCCTCAGCAGCACATGGCCTCCCAGCCACAAGTCGCCATGCAGCAG cctgctGTCCATGTCCAAGGACAGGAGCCTCTGACTGCATCCATGTTGGCTTCCGCTCCAGCTCAGGAACAGAAGCAGATGCTGG GTGAGAGACTGTTCCCCCTGATTCAAAATATGCACCCCACTCTGGCTGGCAAGATCACTGGCATGCTGCTGGAGATTGATAATTCTGAGCTTCTGCACATGCTTGAATCACCCGAATCTCTCCGCTCAAAA GTGGATGAGGCCGTTGCTGTGCTACAGGCTCACCAGGCCAAAGAGGCTGCTCAGAAGTCCACCACCCCCACTGGTGTTCCCAATGTCTAA
- the LOC144073627 gene encoding 14-3-3-like protein, producing MSEESKEQLILKAKLAEQAERYEDMAAVMMVVTKIDDGKELTCEERNLLSVAYKNVVGACRSSWRVLSSIEAKAENDRNKTLAKDYREKIETQLNGICKDVLDLLKDYLIPKASAPESKVFYLKMKGDYHRYQAEVATGDDKQEIIKASEEAYKQAMETSITEMKPTNPILLGLALNFSVFYYEILNSPEQACELAKKAFDDAIAELDSLNDDSYKDSTLIMQLLRDNLTLWKSEGQCEDV from the exons ATGAGTGAGGAATCCAAGGAGCAGTTGATCTTAAAGGCCAAATTGGCCGAGCAAGCAGAGCGATATGAAGACATGGCTGCAGTGATGATGGTGGTTACAAAGATCGATGATGGCAAGGAACTGACCTGTGAGGAGCGCAACCTACTTTCTGTCGCCTACAAAAATGTCGTCGGGGCCTGTCGTTCATCTTGGCGTGTTTTGTCAAGCATCGAGGCAAAAGCtgaaaatgacagaaataaaacattggccAAAGATTACCGAGAGAAAATTGAGACACAACTCAATGGAATTTGTAAGGATGTTCTG GATCTCTTGAAAGATTATCTCATTCCAAAAGCTTCTGCGCCAGAGAGCAAAGTCTTCTATTTGAAAATGAAAGGTGACTATCACCGCTACCAGGCTGAAGTGGCAACGGGAGACGACAAGCAGG AAATCATCAAAGCCTCTGAAGAAGCCTACAAACAGGCTATGGAAACCAGCATAACAGAGATGAAGCCCACAAACCCAATCCTCCTTGGTCTTGCACTCAATTTCTCTGTATTTTACTATGAGATCCTCAACTCACCTGAACAGGCTTGCGAACTGGCAAAAAAA GCTTTTGATGATGCCATTGCTGAGCTGGATTCACTGAATGATGACTCATACAAAGACAGTACACTTATTATGCAGCTACTGAGAGACAACTTGACA TTGTGGAAGTCTGAAGGCCAATGTGAAGATGTCTAG